From the genome of Campylobacter concisus, one region includes:
- a CDS encoding GGDEF domain-containing protein, whose translation MIKIDNAPDPKKKAVEVKHILEKEKVDIYKFSENVLHELSDDNVPSTPNNYSIYFDKMLDGQPDEFRKEIGDMIVINSEISVPSGSNISIEKEIKQGFIQIKSMLQAVVLIYKNLGIMRGLVQKRMDALKNNTNILALQNVLSAFNHDLIKLNSLMDKHLDVIKVSYDEVAKMLKSIEEQSIYDTTYDVYNKKFLVATVQSEVEAVKRYGYNASFLLVRAKDRFTNRVKNLKERNNMYKAISQLLLRTSRRSDIVAHYGDGCFAMVMKYTDENGTRQAGSRILNMLSSIPWKIDGEECKLDIQVVSSMITKTRSAEELISYSLDQLILTQDDEQPIFLGE comes from the coding sequence GTGATAAAGATAGATAATGCACCAGACCCTAAGAAAAAAGCGGTTGAGGTAAAACATATTCTAGAAAAAGAAAAGGTAGATATCTACAAATTTTCAGAAAATGTTTTGCATGAATTAAGCGACGATAATGTTCCATCTACGCCAAATAATTATTCTATTTATTTTGATAAAATGCTTGATGGACAGCCTGATGAATTTAGAAAAGAGATCGGTGATATGATAGTCATAAATTCCGAGATCTCAGTACCATCAGGCAGTAATATCTCTATTGAAAAAGAGATAAAGCAGGGATTTATCCAGATAAAAAGCATGCTTCAAGCCGTGGTGCTAATCTATAAAAATTTAGGCATTATGAGAGGCCTAGTGCAAAAGCGCATGGATGCACTCAAAAATAATACAAATATCCTAGCTCTTCAAAATGTTTTAAGTGCATTTAACCATGACCTAATAAAATTAAACAGCCTTATGGATAAACATCTTGATGTCATTAAAGTAAGCTATGACGAAGTAGCTAAAATGCTTAAATCTATTGAAGAGCAGTCGATTTATGATACGACATATGACGTTTATAATAAAAAATTTTTAGTAGCCACAGTACAAAGTGAAGTAGAAGCTGTTAAGAGATATGGCTATAACGCATCGTTTTTACTAGTAAGAGCAAAAGATAGATTTACAAATCGTGTTAAAAATTTAAAAGAGCGAAACAATATGTATAAAGCTATATCACAGCTTCTTTTAAGAACTTCTAGAAGAAGCGATATAGTAGCTCATTACGGTGATGGCTGTTTTGCTATGGTTATGAAATATACTGATGAAAATGGCACAAGACAAGCCGGTAGCAGAATTTTAAATATGCTTTCATCTATACCTTGGAAGATAGATGGTGAAGAGTGCAAGCTTGATATCCAAGTGGTTTCAAGCATGATAACAAAAACAAGAAGTGCTGAAGAATTAATCTCTTACTCGTTAGATCAACTAATACTAACACAAGATGATGAGCAGCCTATATTTTTAGGTGAATAA
- the def gene encoding peptide deformylase codes for MILEVLSYPNKKLYEVSKEVKNFDEELHKLLDDMYDTMIAKEGIGLAAIQIGVAKRIFIINLANDEGVQDKENLIEIINPKFELREGECIYQEGCLSVPGYYEDVKRNEVVAIKYQDRFGKEQSLKADGLLAIAIQHENDHLDGHLFIEKIGFNKRKKFDKEYKKQKKEKAS; via the coding sequence TTGATCTTAGAGGTTTTATCTTATCCAAATAAAAAACTTTACGAAGTCTCAAAAGAGGTTAAAAATTTTGATGAGGAACTTCACAAATTACTTGATGATATGTATGATACGATGATTGCAAAAGAGGGCATCGGTCTTGCAGCTATTCAGATAGGTGTTGCAAAAAGAATTTTTATTATAAATTTAGCCAATGACGAGGGCGTACAAGATAAAGAAAATTTAATCGAAATCATAAATCCAAAGTTTGAACTACGCGAAGGAGAATGCATCTATCAAGAGGGTTGCCTTAGCGTGCCTGGATATTATGAAGATGTAAAAAGAAATGAAGTTGTGGCCATCAAATATCAAGATCGTTTTGGCAAAGAGCAAAGCTTAAAGGCTGATGGGCTTTTAGCTATCGCTATCCAGCATGAAAATGACCACTTGGATGGACATCTTTTTATAGAAAAAATCGGCTTTAATAAACGCAAAAAATTTGACAAGGAATACAAAAAGCAAAAAAAAGAAAAAGCTTCATGA
- a CDS encoding YifB family Mg chelatase-like AAA ATPase has translation MKSLRCATYGDGLKIIDVESIFSRGLPGFSIVGLASTSIKESTERVKAALLALDFSFPAQKIIINLSPSDLPKSGSHFDLAIALLIALQKAKSLEKIFVFGELGLDGSVKSTANLFSILLFLSTQVKNVKVLVPKEIAQKASMIPNLEIYAVSTLEEAIRFFNDAEFAKSIRFTATHELFSNVIEISGKRYVPNLNFELDFKDVLGQERAKRACVIAAVGMHNILFEGSPGSGKSMCAKRLVYIMAPQSLEEVLKSAAYRSLNLQDSEFTSTRAFRSPHHTSTKSSIFGGGSNVAKIGEIALANGGVLFFDEFPHFAKQVIESLREPLEDNQIHIARVNSKVTYETKFIFVAAQNPCPCGNLFSRNLNCKCSENEIKNYKSRISAPVLDRIDLKVAMDESSPSDKASLSSQQMSEMVLKAFIFQKKRDQDELNGKLNDAQVEKFCLLDNEAREILQKAATKYNLSQRGIKRTLRVARSIADLDESEKILKPHILEALSFRA, from the coding sequence ATGAAGTCTTTAAGATGTGCTACTTACGGCGATGGGCTAAAGATAATTGACGTTGAGTCTATCTTCTCTCGTGGGCTTCCTGGTTTTAGCATCGTTGGGCTTGCAAGCACAAGTATAAAAGAGAGCACAGAACGCGTAAAGGCAGCACTTTTAGCGCTTGATTTTTCCTTCCCAGCACAAAAGATAATCATAAATTTATCCCCTTCAGATCTACCAAAGAGCGGCTCACATTTTGACCTAGCTATCGCTCTTCTTATAGCTCTTCAAAAGGCAAAAAGCCTAGAGAAAATTTTTGTTTTTGGCGAGCTTGGGCTTGATGGAAGCGTAAAAAGCACAGCAAATTTATTCTCTATCCTTCTTTTTTTAAGCACACAGGTAAAAAACGTAAAAGTCTTAGTGCCAAAAGAGATAGCACAAAAAGCTTCAATGATCCCAAATTTAGAGATTTATGCGGTTAGTACTCTAGAAGAGGCGATTAGGTTTTTTAATGACGCAGAATTTGCAAAAAGTATACGTTTTACCGCCACGCATGAGCTATTTTCAAACGTTATAGAAATTTCTGGCAAAAGATATGTTCCAAATTTAAACTTCGAGCTTGATTTTAAGGATGTTTTGGGTCAAGAAAGAGCTAAAAGAGCCTGCGTCATCGCAGCTGTTGGCATGCACAATATTTTATTTGAAGGTAGCCCAGGCAGCGGCAAGAGCATGTGCGCAAAACGCCTCGTCTATATCATGGCGCCACAAAGCCTAGAAGAGGTGCTAAAGTCCGCAGCCTACCGCTCGTTAAACCTGCAAGATAGCGAATTTACAAGCACTAGAGCCTTTCGCTCGCCGCACCACACCTCGACAAAAAGCTCGATCTTTGGAGGAGGCTCAAATGTAGCAAAGATTGGTGAGATCGCACTTGCAAATGGCGGAGTGCTATTTTTTGATGAGTTTCCTCACTTTGCAAAGCAGGTGATAGAAAGCCTTAGAGAGCCACTAGAGGACAATCAAATCCACATCGCAAGGGTAAATTCAAAAGTGACTTACGAGACTAAATTTATCTTCGTAGCCGCTCAAAATCCCTGCCCATGTGGAAATTTATTCTCACGCAATCTAAACTGCAAATGCAGCGAAAATGAGATAAAAAACTACAAATCAAGAATTTCAGCTCCAGTGCTTGACCGCATAGACCTAAAAGTAGCGATGGACGAGAGTTCACCAAGTGATAAGGCGAGTTTGAGCTCACAGCAGATGAGCGAGATGGTCTTAAAAGCCTTTATCTTTCAAAAAAAGCGCGATCAAGATGAGCTAAACGGCAAGCTAAATGACGCGCAAGTAGAAAAATTTTGTCTATTAGATAATGAAGCAAGAGAAATTTTACAAAAGGCAGCCACGAAATACAACCTCTCTCAAAGGGGCATAAAAAGGACACTTAGAGTGGCTAGAAGCATCGCTGATCTTGACGAGAGCGAGAAAATTTTAAAGCCCCACATCTTAGAGGCGCTTAGTTTTAGGGCATAG
- a CDS encoding NAD(P)H-hydrate dehydratase: MKNLYLDTRILDERASEKFDLSEEILMENAAAGIANFIRKKFKKGERVLGICGGGNNGADVLCALRMLEGEFECEFILASQNLKPLAIKQLERAKSAGVCESKDVENSLNGAKCVIDGLFGSGLNRNLDKKHIELISKINASLAYIIACDVPSGLSSDGKVLGACVKTDITITMGARKLGLYSDAAKDFVGKVKLATLGISAQNYECESDYHLLEKRDLVLPNRKNQCVNKGDFGHAFIISGERIGASMLCAKAAFAFGAGLVSVIGEQDLNLPTQIMQASKISDKMNAGALGMGLGKKGIEELDTQILKSKKLVLDADIFYSAKVLDLLNENCVLTPHPKEFCSLLKLCNIADIDVKTLQENRFTYAKSWSEKFKAVLVLKGANTIIAKDGQIYIMPYGKNILAKGGSGDVLSGLVLALLAQGYEPLDAAISATLAHALSLKNFKKNSYALSPTDIIKGVKCLRKK, from the coding sequence ATGAAAAATTTATATTTAGATACAAGAATTTTAGACGAGAGGGCGAGCGAGAAATTTGACCTCAGTGAAGAAATTTTAATGGAAAACGCTGCCGCTGGCATAGCAAATTTCATCCGTAAGAAATTTAAAAAAGGCGAGAGGGTGCTTGGCATTTGCGGTGGTGGGAATAACGGTGCTGATGTGCTTTGTGCTTTAAGGATGTTAGAGGGCGAGTTTGAGTGCGAATTTATCTTAGCTAGTCAGAATTTAAAGCCACTAGCCATTAAACAACTTGAGCGAGCTAAATCTGCTGGCGTGTGTGAGAGTAAAGATGTAGAAAATAGCTTAAATGGTGCGAAATGCGTCATAGACGGACTTTTTGGCTCTGGCTTAAATAGAAATTTAGACAAAAAGCACATAGAGCTCATCTCAAAAATAAACGCCAGCCTCGCTTACATCATCGCTTGTGATGTACCAAGCGGGCTAAGTAGCGATGGCAAGGTGCTAGGTGCTTGCGTAAAAACAGACATCACGATCACGATGGGAGCTAGAAAGCTTGGGCTTTATAGCGACGCTGCAAAAGACTTTGTTGGCAAGGTAAAGCTCGCTACTCTTGGCATAAGCGCTCAAAACTATGAGTGCGAAAGCGACTATCACTTGCTTGAAAAACGCGACCTTGTGCTTCCAAATAGAAAAAATCAGTGCGTAAATAAGGGCGACTTTGGCCACGCATTTATCATATCTGGCGAGCGCATAGGAGCTAGCATGCTTTGCGCAAAGGCGGCATTTGCCTTTGGGGCTGGACTAGTTAGCGTCATAGGCGAGCAGGACTTAAATTTACCAACGCAGATCATGCAAGCAAGTAAGATAAGCGATAAAATGAACGCTGGAGCCCTTGGCATGGGGCTTGGCAAAAAGGGCATAGAAGAGCTTGATACACAAATTTTAAAGAGCAAAAAGCTAGTGCTTGACGCTGATATCTTTTACAGCGCAAAAGTGCTTGATCTACTAAATGAAAACTGTGTTTTAACGCCCCATCCAAAGGAATTTTGCTCACTTTTAAAGCTTTGTAATATAGCAGATATCGACGTAAAAACATTACAAGAAAATAGATTTACTTATGCTAAATCTTGGAGCGAGAAATTTAAGGCTGTGCTAGTACTTAAAGGCGCAAATACGATAATCGCTAAAGACGGACAAATTTATATCATGCCTTATGGTAAAAATATACTTGCAAAAGGTGGCAGTGGTGACGTGCTAAGCGGACTTGTGCTTGCTCTTTTAGCTCAAGGCTACGAGCCACTGGATGCTGCTATCTCGGCTACACTAGCTCATGCACTAAGCCTTAAAAATTTCAAAAAAAATAGCTATGCGCTTAGCCCAACAGACATTATAAAAGGAGTAAAATGCTTACGAAAAAAATAG
- the purN gene encoding phosphoribosylglycinamide formyltransferase, whose product MLTKKIAVLFSGSGSNLEAILKKVHNQIFNGIKIEVCLCICNKPGAYGIERAKKFGLDTTIIESAKFANREEFDAAVVEQILKSGAELTVLAGFMRILTPVFTSQIKAINLHPSILPLFKGAHAIKESFESEMMLGGVSVHYVSEELDGGKLIAQRAFEREDGMSLEDWENKIHAIEHEILPDSIIKILIKEANV is encoded by the coding sequence ATGCTTACGAAAAAAATAGCCGTACTTTTTAGCGGTAGTGGCTCAAATTTAGAAGCGATACTTAAAAAAGTTCATAATCAAATTTTTAATGGCATAAAAATCGAAGTTTGCCTTTGTATCTGCAACAAGCCAGGTGCATATGGTATAGAGCGTGCTAAGAAATTTGGGCTTGATACGACGATAATAGAGAGTGCTAAATTTGCAAATAGAGAAGAATTTGACGCTGCAGTTGTGGAGCAAATTTTAAAAAGCGGCGCTGAACTAACGGTGCTTGCTGGATTTATGAGAATATTAACTCCTGTTTTTACATCACAGATAAAAGCCATAAATTTACATCCTTCTATACTGCCACTTTTTAAAGGCGCTCATGCGATAAAAGAGAGCTTTGAGAGCGAGATGATGCTTGGCGGAGTTAGCGTGCACTACGTGAGCGAGGAGCTTGACGGAGGTAAACTCATCGCACAAAGGGCGTTTGAAAGAGAAGATGGTATGAGCTTAGAGGATTGGGAGAACAAAATCCATGCGATAGAGCATGAAATTTTGCCTGATAGCATAATAAAAATTTTAATAAAGGAAGCAAATGTTTGA
- a CDS encoding TerC family protein: MFEWFSSPEAWISLLTLTGLEIVLGIDNIIFIAILVGKLPPQQRGSGRIVGLGLAMVTRILLLLSLFWIMKLTKPLFTIAEFSISGRDLVLILGGLFLFIKSTLEIHSSVSGESEEHKNSKKSHANFLVIVSEIAVLDIVFSLDSVITAVGMAEHIEIMIIAVVLAVGVMMLASKGISNFVDNNPTIKILALAFLVLVGMTLVAEGLGFHIPKGYIYFAMAFSLAVESINIYAKKKKDGLLH; encoded by the coding sequence ATGTTTGAATGGTTTAGTTCGCCAGAAGCGTGGATATCGCTACTTACGTTAACTGGCTTAGAGATAGTTTTAGGCATAGATAACATTATATTTATCGCTATTTTGGTAGGTAAACTACCTCCGCAGCAGCGTGGCAGTGGTAGGATTGTCGGCCTAGGGCTAGCTATGGTAACTAGAATTTTACTTTTACTTTCATTGTTTTGGATCATGAAGCTTACGAAGCCACTTTTTACTATCGCAGAATTTAGCATAAGCGGCCGAGATTTGGTGCTTATACTAGGCGGTCTATTTTTATTTATAAAATCAACCCTTGAAATACATTCTAGTGTTTCTGGCGAAAGCGAAGAGCATAAAAATAGTAAAAAATCACATGCAAATTTCTTGGTTATTGTAAGCGAGATAGCTGTTTTGGATATCGTTTTTTCTCTTGATAGCGTTATAACGGCTGTTGGAATGGCTGAGCATATAGAGATAATGATCATAGCTGTTGTTTTAGCAGTTGGCGTGATGATGCTAGCGTCAAAAGGTATTTCTAATTTTGTAGATAATAATCCGACTATAAAAATTTTAGCACTTGCATTTTTGGTGCTTGTGGGTATGACACTAGTTGCTGAAGGATTAGGTTTTCATATTCCAAAGGGATATATCTATTTTGCGATGGCATTTTCATTAGCAGTGGAAAGTATAAATATATATGCCAAAAAGAAAAAAGACGGTTTGTTGCACTAA
- a CDS encoding VOC family protein yields the protein MQIKNIDHIVIVVSDIEKAIKFYCEILGMQLCKNNGRISLKFGSQKINLHKFEGEFLPSAKYPKKGSTDICFVVDDLIENVRAELLKKGVKFELGIVDRNGALGAIKSLYLYDFDGNLIELSSYRI from the coding sequence ATGCAGATAAAAAATATTGACCACATTGTTATTGTAGTAAGCGATATAGAAAAAGCGATTAAATTTTACTGCGAAATTTTAGGGATGCAGCTTTGCAAAAATAATGGTCGCATCTCCTTAAAATTTGGCTCACAAAAGATAAATTTACATAAATTTGAAGGTGAGTTTTTGCCATCTGCAAAATATCCCAAAAAAGGCAGTACTGATATTTGTTTTGTTGTTGATGATCTTATAGAAAATGTACGTGCAGAGCTGCTTAAAAAGGGTGTGAAATTTGAGCTTGGTATTGTAGATCGAAATGGGGCACTTGGCGCTATAAAGAGCTTGTACTTATACGACTTTGATGGAAATTTGATAGAACTTAGCTCATATAGAATATAA
- a CDS encoding tetratricopeptide repeat protein gives MKKLLIILFFPLYLTAFNLSLNSGANGDKPYSVLQLSDEQEFECVEQILAYDTKRYVCMLDDEILPKIEDTTLPLMDIKYKKQDGKLFIVIMPKAPSKLLNIKTELYSSQNVQDSPKTTISKHFSIIIDTSLSENSKRKSGLNFKPDFKDMLNPSIGALDLNKAPIAGLDSNDIDIYISIKRAYEKGAYENVVKDTQAAIKRHPNSLFSSEFLLFRLRALDKIFETKNEFEEIEPKDIVSEGRAWIRKFPSDENYPEVLYLIARAYLKDSIASDAKYMLDILNEEHANSKFTKLAALDYADYLYKIGRQKEALKDYEKVLYSTNDIDLASRAALSLADANIDKEKFDEAKKFILKIANANEKFFMNNPTKSMNLATTFASKDMPDVAAKIYEILINNSDRTKDFYEVALKNLALNLAKTKDEKKAYEYLNRYETEFKYGDYIDEVTKAKDGLFFEEEDKNATALHARYKELIEKYAGTNISQKALISELELDIKERKFSDALSYKAMAKDGNLSKAMELINEAALELTKEYFIKDDCTAVINLLENYDINKISLPQFKLFNCYYRTARYNDALELAKAHAKDENLEDRVEWLVNLSKILYKNKDYEHAIIAANDALSLGSSVEYSDPTPSLFDRFYSLLALKRFTEAISTISAIEQLRGQDFKIIEAYTAISDYAIKSNDYAIATTYAKKALELQTKAKINTFSPKINFNYSEALLKTDNLGEALDEAKFILNMKLEPEDRLHALNLISEIYIRQKQFKLARPYLNECSDSNFVSPYKDACKAKLDMIGKS, from the coding sequence ATGAAAAAGCTCTTAATTATTTTATTTTTTCCGCTTTATCTAACCGCTTTTAATCTTAGCCTAAATAGCGGCGCAAATGGTGATAAACCTTATAGCGTTCTTCAGCTAAGCGATGAGCAAGAATTTGAATGCGTGGAGCAAATTTTAGCTTACGATACCAAACGCTATGTCTGTATGCTAGATGATGAAATTTTGCCCAAAATTGAAGATACGACACTGCCATTAATGGATATAAAATATAAAAAGCAAGATGGCAAACTTTTTATCGTCATAATGCCAAAAGCACCGTCAAAACTGCTAAATATAAAAACTGAGCTTTATAGCAGTCAAAACGTACAAGATAGCCCAAAAACAACCATTTCAAAACACTTTAGTATAATCATAGATACTTCGCTCAGCGAAAATAGCAAGAGAAAGTCCGGGCTAAATTTTAAACCTGATTTTAAAGATATGCTAAATCCTAGTATCGGAGCGCTTGATCTTAACAAAGCTCCTATTGCTGGGCTTGATAGTAATGACATTGATATCTACATAAGCATAAAAAGAGCTTATGAAAAGGGCGCTTATGAAAATGTAGTAAAAGATACTCAAGCAGCGATAAAAAGGCATCCAAATAGTCTTTTTTCAAGTGAATTTTTACTATTTCGCCTAAGGGCTCTTGATAAAATTTTTGAGACAAAAAATGAGTTTGAAGAGATCGAGCCAAAAGATATCGTAAGCGAAGGTAGGGCTTGGATCAGAAAATTCCCATCTGATGAAAACTATCCAGAGGTGCTCTACCTAATCGCTAGAGCCTACCTAAAAGATAGCATCGCAAGTGATGCAAAATATATGCTTGATATTTTAAACGAAGAGCATGCAAACTCAAAATTTACGAAACTTGCAGCGCTTGATTATGCTGATTATCTCTACAAAATAGGTAGGCAAAAAGAGGCGCTAAAAGACTATGAAAAAGTACTTTACTCCACAAACGACATCGACCTTGCAAGTAGAGCAGCACTAAGCCTAGCTGATGCAAATATCGATAAAGAAAAATTTGATGAAGCAAAGAAATTTATACTAAAAATCGCAAATGCAAATGAAAAATTTTTTATGAATAACCCAACAAAGTCGATGAATCTTGCAACTACATTTGCAAGTAAAGATATGCCTGATGTGGCTGCTAAAATTTATGAAATTTTGATAAATAATAGCGATAGGACGAAAGATTTTTATGAAGTTGCTTTAAAAAATTTAGCACTAAATCTAGCCAAAACAAAAGATGAGAAAAAAGCATACGAATACTTAAATAGATATGAGACAGAGTTTAAATATGGTGATTATATCGATGAGGTGACTAAAGCAAAAGATGGGTTATTCTTTGAAGAGGAGGATAAAAATGCTACTGCACTTCATGCAAGATATAAAGAGCTAATTGAAAAATATGCTGGAACAAATATTAGTCAAAAGGCTCTAATAAGCGAGCTTGAGCTGGATATTAAAGAGCGTAAATTCTCCGATGCACTATCTTACAAAGCCATGGCAAAAGATGGAAATCTAAGTAAGGCAATGGAGCTGATAAATGAGGCTGCGCTAGAGCTTACAAAAGAGTATTTTATAAAAGATGATTGCACGGCTGTTATAAATTTACTTGAAAACTACGATATAAATAAAATCTCATTACCACAATTTAAGCTCTTTAATTGCTATTACAGAACGGCCCGCTACAACGATGCACTTGAGCTCGCGAAAGCTCATGCAAAAGATGAAAATTTAGAAGATAGGGTCGAGTGGCTGGTAAATTTGAGCAAAATTTTATATAAAAATAAAGACTACGAGCATGCGATCATTGCCGCAAATGACGCGCTTTCACTTGGCTCATCAGTCGAATACTCAGATCCAACACCATCTCTTTTTGACAGGTTTTACTCATTGCTTGCATTAAAACGCTTTACGGAGGCGATCTCAACCATAAGCGCTATCGAGCAGCTAAGAGGCCAAGACTTTAAGATTATCGAAGCATATACAGCTATAAGCGACTACGCGATAAAAAGTAATGACTACGCTATCGCTACAACGTATGCTAAAAAAGCTCTTGAGCTACAAACAAAAGCCAAAATAAATACATTTTCGCCAAAGATAAATTTTAACTACTCAGAAGCATTATTAAAGACAGATAACCTAGGTGAGGCACTTGATGAGGCGAAATTTATACTAAACATGAAGCTTGAACCAGAAGATCGCTTACACGCTTTAAATTTGATAAGTGAAATTTATATAAGACAAAAGCAGTTTAAGTTGGCTAGGCCTTATTTAAACGAGTGCTCTGACTCAAATTTTGTAAGCCCGTATAAAGATGCTTGCAAAGCTAAGCTTGACATGATAGGCAAAAGCTAA
- the nuoN gene encoding NADH-quinone oxidoreductase subunit NuoN yields the protein MNEIALLDIKEISLSSIAPMLSMLVFAFFILIVGTIRKDLSRNFYCIFCIIAIFVNLGLILDFNGLSLSFWDMLLVDGISIISQVIILIASALFIPLALSTKEYFEYKIYEYYALFLFMIAGFLFMVSSSNLLIIFLGLEISSLCLYTLIALHNKAKSVEAAIKYFAMGSLSAGFFAMAIAMFYLATNSIDIARIGVVIKDLSLNQNLIILLGCVFIASAIGFKLSLIPFHTWIPDVYEGSNAPLAGYMSIVPKVAAFIVALRIFAMLEGSQILWIKDMLYIIAVLTMSLANIMALVQKDVKRMLAFSSIAHAGVVLCALVANSHEANAALFFYWIMFLFANLGAFSMLWVARCDDVVCWDKRFKHPFEKFSGLIKILPSYAVIMGIFMIALAGIPPFSVFWGKMVLISSLIKSDYVVLSVIIMINSAIAIYYYLKLIVFMFLKEPIVKDKNLYTANISMALKVIVGIAVAGTAFSFLFSGAILEFIEHFVFASGF from the coding sequence ATGAATGAAATAGCCCTTTTAGATATAAAAGAGATATCGCTATCGTCGATCGCTCCGATGCTTAGCATGCTAGTTTTTGCATTTTTTATATTAATTGTTGGAACTATAAGAAAAGATCTCTCAAGAAATTTCTACTGTATTTTTTGCATCATAGCCATATTTGTAAATTTAGGTCTTATATTAGATTTTAATGGTCTTAGCCTTAGCTTTTGGGATATGCTTTTAGTAGATGGAATTTCTATCATCTCGCAAGTCATCATCCTCATCGCCTCAGCCCTTTTCATACCACTCGCACTTAGCACGAAAGAGTATTTTGAGTATAAAATTTACGAGTATTACGCACTATTTTTGTTTATGATCGCTGGATTTTTATTTATGGTGAGCTCAAGCAACCTGCTCATTATATTTTTGGGTCTTGAGATCAGCTCGCTTTGCCTATACACGCTAATAGCCCTTCACAACAAGGCAAAAAGCGTCGAAGCCGCGATAAAGTACTTTGCGATGGGCTCACTTTCGGCTGGCTTTTTTGCGATGGCAATCGCGATGTTTTATCTAGCTACAAACTCTATAGATATCGCCCGTATCGGCGTTGTGATAAAAGATCTTAGCCTAAATCAAAATTTGATCATTTTATTAGGCTGTGTTTTCATTGCCTCGGCTATTGGCTTTAAGCTCTCACTCATACCTTTTCACACATGGATACCAGACGTTTACGAGGGCTCAAATGCCCCACTTGCTGGCTATATGTCGATCGTGCCAAAGGTGGCAGCTTTTATCGTCGCGTTAAGAATTTTTGCGATGCTTGAGGGCTCACAAATTTTGTGGATAAAAGATATGCTCTACATCATCGCCGTGCTTACTATGAGTCTTGCAAATATCATGGCGCTAGTACAAAAGGACGTAAAAAGAATGCTTGCTTTTAGCTCCATAGCTCACGCTGGTGTCGTACTTTGCGCGCTTGTGGCAAATTCTCACGAGGCAAATGCCGCTTTGTTTTTTTACTGGATTATGTTTTTGTTTGCAAATTTGGGCGCATTTTCTATGCTCTGGGTGGCAAGGTGCGACGATGTGGTCTGCTGGGACAAGCGCTTTAAGCATCCATTTGAGAAATTTTCAGGGCTTATAAAAATTTTACCAAGCTACGCAGTTATAATGGGAATTTTTATGATCGCTCTTGCTGGCATTCCGCCTTTTAGCGTATTTTGGGGCAAGATGGTGCTTATCTCATCGCTCATAAAGTCTGATTACGTCGTGCTTAGCGTTATAATTATGATAAATTCTGCCATTGCGATTTATTACTATTTAAAGCTAATCGTCTTTATGTTTTTAAAAGAGCCGATCGTAAAAGATAAAAATCTCTACACTGCAAATATCTCAATGGCGCTAAAAGTAATTGTTGGCATTGCGGTAGCTGGAACTGCCTTTTCGTTTTTATTTTCTGGAGCGATTTTGGAATTTATTGAGCATTTTGTCTTTGCTTCAGGATTTTAG